A genome region from Altererythrobacter aquiaggeris includes the following:
- a CDS encoding acyl-CoA thioesterase II: METQPSPEKLVASLIRLLDVEQTGEDLFRGRKKKDGVGRVFGGQVIAQALMAAEKTVAPDRAAHSLHAYFLRGGSEGFEVDYQIDRQFDGGSFSNRRVVASQAGRPILNVTASFQRPEDGLHHQAGQLPDVPMPGDLPDEAETRAEMASKLPEDKAAWFLRPRPIETLAVEGRHWNNDQPAPPVSHSWIRAAAALPDDPRIHRAVLAYASDMQLLGTSMLPHGLSWARDEIVGASLDHTIWFHEPFRADEWMLYQSDSPWTGHGRGFNRGSIYSVDGRLIASVAQEGMVRRVKRASAD; this comes from the coding sequence ATGGAAACCCAACCTTCACCAGAAAAACTTGTCGCATCGCTTATCCGCTTGCTCGACGTGGAGCAAACCGGTGAGGATCTGTTTCGCGGTCGCAAGAAGAAGGACGGGGTTGGCCGTGTTTTCGGCGGCCAGGTTATCGCGCAGGCATTGATGGCCGCAGAAAAAACCGTGGCGCCGGACCGCGCCGCCCATTCGCTCCACGCCTATTTCCTGCGCGGCGGTAGCGAGGGGTTCGAAGTCGATTACCAGATCGATCGCCAGTTTGATGGCGGCAGCTTTTCCAATCGCCGCGTTGTCGCCAGCCAGGCAGGGCGGCCAATCCTGAATGTAACGGCCAGTTTCCAACGCCCTGAAGACGGTTTGCATCACCAGGCCGGGCAATTGCCCGACGTCCCGATGCCGGGTGATCTGCCGGACGAGGCCGAAACGCGCGCCGAAATGGCGAGTAAACTACCCGAGGACAAGGCAGCATGGTTCCTGCGGCCGCGCCCGATCGAAACCCTCGCCGTCGAAGGGCGCCACTGGAATAACGATCAGCCCGCCCCGCCCGTTTCGCATAGCTGGATCCGCGCCGCCGCAGCCTTGCCCGACGATCCGCGCATCCACCGCGCGGTTCTGGCCTATGCCAGCGATATGCAATTGCTCGGCACATCCATGCTGCCGCACGGGCTGAGCTGGGCGCGCGACGAAATCGTCGGCGCCAGTCTGGATCACACGATCTGGTTTCACGAACCGTTCCGGGCTGACGAGTGGATGCTTTATCAAAGCGATAGCCCATGGACCGGGCATGGCCGCGGGTTCAATCGCGGCAGCATTTACAGCGTCGATGGGCGGCTGATCGCCAGTGTCGCGCAGGAAGGCATGGTCAGGCGGGTCAAGCGCGCATCTGCCGATTGA
- a CDS encoding JmjC domain-containing protein: MNVTVRFASNAANAVFSPSARQVFAARYPETPHTLRHDLSRHDLLTLDAIARLGETLPAHCAEYNRGDCPIGVGEKPAATGLSIGDTIRGADGTNSWAVLKNIEQDPAYSALLTSLLGEIRPEIEAKTGPMLLTQGFIFVSSPNAVTPYHFDPEHNILLQLAGHKVMTQFTAGNTQFAADTAHETYHTGGARELAWSDDFIAGGREFPLGPGDALYVPVMAPHFVRNGPATSISLSITWRSKWSYAEADSRAFNHALRKFGLAPRPPGRWPASNRVKSIAARTLRRAGYRL; encoded by the coding sequence ATGAACGTTACCGTCAGGTTTGCCAGCAATGCTGCCAACGCCGTGTTCTCGCCATCTGCGCGGCAGGTCTTTGCTGCCAGATATCCCGAAACGCCGCATACATTGCGTCACGATCTGTCACGCCATGATTTGCTCACCCTGGATGCCATTGCGCGATTGGGCGAAACGCTTCCGGCGCATTGTGCCGAATATAACCGCGGCGACTGCCCGATCGGTGTCGGCGAAAAACCGGCTGCTACAGGCCTCTCGATTGGCGACACTATCCGCGGTGCCGACGGCACGAACAGCTGGGCTGTGCTCAAGAACATCGAACAGGACCCGGCTTATTCCGCCCTGCTGACCAGCCTGCTCGGCGAAATCCGACCGGAAATCGAAGCGAAGACCGGCCCGATGCTGCTGACCCAGGGTTTTATCTTCGTTTCTTCGCCAAACGCGGTCACACCCTATCATTTCGATCCGGAACATAACATTCTGCTGCAGCTGGCAGGGCATAAGGTCATGACCCAATTCACTGCTGGCAATACTCAATTTGCAGCCGATACGGCGCACGAGACCTATCACACCGGCGGCGCGCGCGAACTGGCCTGGAGCGACGATTTCATCGCTGGCGGGCGGGAGTTTCCGCTCGGACCGGGCGATGCGCTATACGTGCCCGTTATGGCCCCGCATTTCGTTCGCAATGGCCCCGCCACGTCGATCTCGCTGTCGATCACCTGGCGCAGCAAATGGAGCTATGCCGAAGCAGATTCACGGGCTTTCAACCACGCTTTGCGAAAATTCGGACTGGCGCCAAGGCCGCCAGGACGGTGGCCAGCTTCAAACCGGGTGAAATCAATCGCCGCAAGAACGCTCAGACGTGCGGGATACCGTCTGTGA